TTCGCCGATGGTACCTGGCCTCCGGGCCCGGGAGAGTAGGGCGCCGCTGGATTCACGCCCCCCATGAGGTAAACCTCGTGGGGGGCTTTTTTTATATTGATTTCAATATTGTTTACACTAATTTGTAGAGCCAGACTCAACGAAAAATCCTTCCAAAATCCTCTAAACACTGCTATTTCTTTTTTTTCGAGATAGTTTTATACAGAGTGTTTGTGTTATAAGGAGCTTTGGATATGAAACGCCGTTGTTTAGGAGTATTCTGCGTTTTATTTTTGTCCATACTTGCCCAAGCGACCCTGACGATCCATATCCAATCGCCATGGCGTGACGACCCTTCCAAGGAGGGGTATTTTTTGCACATTCTGGGTTCGGCCGGTGGTGGCTACAACCCGGTCTACGGAGCTTCTTCAACGACAATCACGACATACGATGGCGATGGCTGGTACACCTACACTTGGGACAAAACGCTTGCCGATTTCCAGGACTGGATGAACTTCAACATTGGCATCTACCCCAATACCGACGACCAGAACTACAACAACAATAACGGTACCGCTTGGAAAGAAGCGGGGGAAATCAAGATGGGCGAATTGTTCGGCAACGATACCGAACTTTGGCTTTATACCAATACGGCGACCAAGACATACACCAAGTCTTATGTGGCACCGGGCTCGAAGCTGGTGTGGTTCAAGAGTCCGTGGGGCAACCGTTCGCTGCCGCAAATGGTTTTTGGCAACGATTCGATCCTGATGCGTTTTGCGTTTGACGATCCGTCCAAGTGCGGTTGGTTCTATGGGGCGATTACGCCGTCCATGCTCCAGAACAATGTACTAGGGACAGCCCACTTTATCCGTTATAAGGCGCCATACATGATTTGGCCAGGCAAAGAGGATGTCGACATTTCTGCCGCCCTTGGCTTGCAAGACACCATCTACATTGACGGGACTACGGAGGGCGCCGAGCTGTCGTTTAACATGGGCGAACTCGGGACATGTTTTGACTCGACCTACACGCTGCACATTTACCACCCGTGGCGGAACAATTCCACTTTCAAGGATTCCCTGATATACATCTCGGTTGGCAACAATATTTTGAACCAGCCGACGGCGATGGAATACGATGCGACATACAAGTACTGGTTCCAGTACGATTTTGACGCGGCGACAGTGGCTTCGCCCAACTGGAGCTCGAGCATGGCCGCGTTCAACATCTATCGCCGTCAAAACGAGTGGCCGCAGGTCAAGTACTTTAACGACGGCGAACTCCCGCTGGCATCGCAGTTTTTCCCGGCGGGCGTGTACGAAGCCTGGATGTTCACCTACAGTAATGGACGTTACGAACTGGAATACGCGCCTCTCGAACCCAAGACGGTTCGCCTGCTCTCCCCGTGGGACAACATGTCGCCTTCGCTTTTGGTGGCTGGCGATACGGTAAAGATGGGGCCGATTTCTCCCGACACTTGCGGTTGGTACCAAGGCACGTATTACAAACATACCGACGACTGGAACGTTTACTTTAAGCAGACCTTTGGCATGGAACAATACGGTGGCAAGGGGACTGTGGAAGAGGGCGAGCTTGTAGATTCCTTGATTGACTTGAACGAGGTGATGGCAATTTTCGATACAGTTTGGGTGTATCCGTACCCGGTTTCAAATAGTGCCCCGACTTACGACTTTAATTACCCGAACCGTTTGGGAATTTGCCCGACCATGAAGATATCGGCTCTGGTGCTGGATTGGGCGGGTGAATCGCACCCCGACAATATCGACGTGGACTTTGGCGGCATCTACAACGGCAACGACTACACGACCATTACCTACATGGATTCCACGGGAACGCTCAAGGAAGTGAAGACTTGCGGCGGCCAGGCGCTGGGAATGGTGAAAAGTACGCTTGTCGATGGAAACCCTGTTCGTGTGGAATCGTTGGAGTTTCCGTGGGGGATTTGCTCGGCGGGTCATGAAATTGAGAAATGGTTTGTCCCTGAGGTGGTGGCGACCGGTCCCGATGGCACTGAGTATACCAATGCGGTTTGTCGCGATATTGACCTGACTCTTGACGCCGAGGGCTTTTGGCTTGCCGACATTACCGAGGCTGGCGATTGCAACGACCCTGTGAATCCTGGATTCTACCCCATTGACGATTTGGAATACCTGGATTCGGCGAAGACGATAAAGAACCCGAAGTTCGACTGGGCGGTAAGCGGCTGCAACCACAACTACAGTTTCTCGATGAAGATTTCGGCACAGTTCAAGTACGTACGTGGTCAATATTTTGAATTCCGCGGCGATGACGACGTGTGGGTGTTTATCGACAACCGCCTTGTGGTGGACATTGGCGGTTGCCATAGCCCTATCGAGGGGGCTGTCGACCTGGATACCATGAACCTGGTCGAGGGCAAGGAGTACCCGTTCCATATCTTTTTCTCGGAACGCAATGCGACGGGGTCCAACTTCAAAATGCGTACATCCATCAACCTGCAAACGCAAAAGACGTACTTGCCGAGGGAAGTTCCGCACGCCGATGGCAAAATTGAATACAATATTTTGCAGCTGCTCATAGACGAATCCATCAGTTGCGACGTCTCGAGTACGACAAAGATTGATACGACGCTTGCCCAGTCCGTATTCACCTTGTACGATGGGGCTGGCTTCTTGCCGCAGGAAGGAAAGCTACTGAACCCGGGACTAAATTATGGAGGCATTCTCATTAACGAGAATATGGCCGGTTTTGTGATTGACACCAGCGCGATAGTCCGTTCCCGTAGCTTGCCCTCGGGCAACTACATGCTGCGATTCGCTTTGGCGGCAGACCCCACGCAGTACAGCGAAGTATACTTCTCGGTCCCCGAATATCCCATGTCCGAAATAGCATTCGTGGGTCCGGGGGACGAAACGCTACGCGACATGGAAGGAAAGATTTTGCGCAATCGCACCGATTCCCTGGGCGAGTTCGCTTTTGTGACGTACCCTGTCCGTCTTACATTGCTCTACCTGGATTCCATCAGGGACATGAACATTGTTTCGCTTGATTTGGTGACTTCGGATTCCTTGATATTCTTTAACAGCAACAACGAACAGGTCACCAGCATAGAAACCGATGGGACGGGATTTGCGGATTTCTATGTGATGGGGATTGCCGATGTGGTTAATGGCTCGTTTTCGATTCGCGGCACGGCTGTCAGTGACACCTTGACTTGGTCCAACATCAACTTGGCCAAGCCGCCGGTTCCCTATGCGAATAACGGCATGATGTTTGACCGCGATGGCGACGGTGTTCCCGACAGCCTATGCGTGCCCTTTAACGAAAAATTCGATACCGATGTTCCCGATACGCTGGACTGGATGTTTGGCGACAGCACGAGCCACATGATTTCGTCGAGGGAACAAATTGTAGGTCTGATTCAAGAAGATTCGGTGATGGTCTTTGTGGCGGATTCGCTTTTGAACAGGGTGTTTACTGGAAAAGAGAACGATGTGTATAATGGAACATTCCGCTACCACTATACACATGTGGACGAAGAGTCTGGGGATGTTGTTCCCCTAGAAATGAAGACGACAATTTTGGACAAAGTCGGGCCGGTTCTTGAGAAGGCGATGATTATTCCGCAATCCGATGAGTACAGCAAGTTGACGCTCACGCTGAGCGAAGGCTTCAAGTACAATAACGAGGATGTGCGTTCTTTATTTGAATTCAAGGTATGGCGCATGGGTTCCGAGGTTTCTGCCAATGCGACTGTATCTAAGGTGATGCAGAAGAAGAACAAGGCACAGGTGGAATTGCTGTTCTATGCCCCGGAGGGAGGTGTGATGCCCACGGTAGGCGATAGTGTTCGCCTAGTGCCTGGTGGTTTGTTTGACCTGAGCGGAAATCCCGCGCATGACAACAATGC
This genomic window from Fibrobacter sp. UWP2 contains:
- a CDS encoding fibro-slime domain-containing protein, producing the protein MHILGSAGGGYNPVYGASSTTITTYDGDGWYTYTWDKTLADFQDWMNFNIGIYPNTDDQNYNNNNGTAWKEAGEIKMGELFGNDTELWLYTNTATKTYTKSYVAPGSKLVWFKSPWGNRSLPQMVFGNDSILMRFAFDDPSKCGWFYGAITPSMLQNNVLGTAHFIRYKAPYMIWPGKEDVDISAALGLQDTIYIDGTTEGAELSFNMGELGTCFDSTYTLHIYHPWRNNSTFKDSLIYISVGNNILNQPTAMEYDATYKYWFQYDFDAATVASPNWSSSMAAFNIYRRQNEWPQVKYFNDGELPLASQFFPAGVYEAWMFTYSNGRYELEYAPLEPKTVRLLSPWDNMSPSLLVAGDTVKMGPISPDTCGWYQGTYYKHTDDWNVYFKQTFGMEQYGGKGTVEEGELVDSLIDLNEVMAIFDTVWVYPYPVSNSAPTYDFNYPNRLGICPTMKISALVLDWAGESHPDNIDVDFGGIYNGNDYTTITYMDSTGTLKEVKTCGGQALGMVKSTLVDGNPVRVESLEFPWGICSAGHEIEKWFVPEVVATGPDGTEYTNAVCRDIDLTLDAEGFWLADITEAGDCNDPVNPGFYPIDDLEYLDSAKTIKNPKFDWAVSGCNHNYSFSMKISAQFKYVRGQYFEFRGDDDVWVFIDNRLVVDIGGCHSPIEGAVDLDTMNLVEGKEYPFHIFFSERNATGSNFKMRTSINLQTQKTYLPREVPHADGKIEYNILQLLIDESISCDVSSTTKIDTTLAQSVFTLYDGAGFLPQEGKLLNPGLNYGGILINENMAGFVIDTSAIVRSRSLPSGNYMLRFALAADPTQYSEVYFSVPEYPMSEIAFVGPGDETLRDMEGKILRNRTDSLGEFAFVTYPVRLTLLYLDSIRDMNIVSLDLVTSDSLIFFNSNNEQVTSIETDGTGFADFYVMGIADVVNGSFSIRGTAVSDTLTWSNINLAKPPVPYANNGMMFDRDGDGVPDSLCVPFNEKFDTDVPDTLDWMFGDSTSHMISSREQIVGLIQEDSVMVFVADSLLNRVFTGKENDVYNGTFRYHYTHVDEESGDVVPLEMKTTILDKVGPVLEKAMIIPQSDEYSKLTLTLSEGFKYNNEDVRSLFEFKVWRMGSEVSANATVSKVMQKKNKAQVELLFYAPEGGVMPTVGDSVRLVPGGLFDLSGNPAHDNNAWVRMTGEPRAEIEVPGLVTLVADTLPEWTYKEGIKPVAVPMGGSIKDAMSRDGLPGHLIRYELNELVLSDEMLSTVRIKWEVSYFSNLGQYINSASGVVACNDSTVFNLDPSLPKNCRDNPGNVFLEWNARSENGRLVGTGAYISKLSYKIVNDTGTILDKDETYTLGIKRRK